The genomic window GTGCTCAGTGCAGTTATTCTACATAATCGATCAGAAACGCAGGTAGGAGAAAAGACAGACCCGGGCCGAAGAGTGAAGCCTGAAATACGACCACTCTGCGTTGTTCCTCGCTTATTTGGAATCATCAAACTGCGATCCTCCCCTTCTTGATTGGTCGAATTTCATGCTCTATAGAGGCTAACGATGAAACGTAAGCAGGCCCTAGCATTTATGCTCATTATTATTTCATTCAGAATAGGTTTATCATGAAGATACCCTTCATATTCATATTATAAAATTGCGTTAATATCTATTGATAGATTAGAACCATACTACTCTGTTAGAAGGACGCTATTAGCAACTTAAAAATGTATAGATCAATAAAGAAATAATCCTAAGATGAGTACTACTTTTCATTGTATAAAATATTTTATATTGAACTGAAAAGTAAAAATTAATAAAGTGAAGACGTATGTCGGGTTGCGAGATAATTTAGCAAATTGTTGCGTTCACTTTTCTGTAAAAAATACAGAATCAAATTGGCTTAGACGTATATCTATACTAACGCAAAGATTAATAATACTTTTCACATCAAGACATCAAAAATATCACAACAACAAAAGATGAGGTGGTGTGTATGGGTACCGAGATATTTCATCAGTATGAATCCGAAGTACGTTCCTACTGTCGTGCATTTCCTACAATTTTCAAGCGGGCTAAGGGCTCTTTTATAGAGGACGAGGACGGCCGTCGATATCTCGATTTCTTCGCGGGTGCTGGTGCCCTCAATTATGGTCACAATCCTGACTTTATCCGCGAGAAGCTGATCGATTATCTGCGAGATGATGGCATAATGCAGGCCCTGGATATGTTCACGGTCGCCAAGGGTGAGTTCATAAAAACTCTACAGGAGAAAATCCTGCTGCCACGGAAGCTGGATTATCGCATTCAGTGCTGCGGCCCAACCGGCACAAATGCAGTAGAGGCTGCTCTGAAGATTGCTCGCAAGGTGAAGGGGAGGGCCGCTATTTTCGCATTCCAGGGCGGCTTCCACGGTATGAGCCTGGGAAGCCTAGCTTGCACTGGAAACCAGTATAATCGTATGAGTGCCGGTACCCCGCTGCCAAATGTTAATTTCATGCCATATCCATTTGGCGCAATGGAAAAAATCGATACCATCGCCTATATGGATTCAGTGCTATCCGACCCCAATTCCGGATTCGACAAGCCGGCCGCTGTACTGGTGGAAACGGTTCAAGCTGAAGGTGGAATCGTGGTGGCACCAGAGGAATGGCTGAAACAGTTGCGTGCCTTGTGCGATAAACACGATTTGCTACTGATTGTAGACGATATTCAAGTGGGCTGCGGACGTACAGGTGGTTTCTTCTCGTTCGAGCGAGCAGGCATTGTACCGGATGTTATTACCTTATCCAAATCCATTAGCGGCTATGGCCTGCCAATGGCTATAGTACTTTTGAAGCCAGAACTTGACAAATGGTTGCCAGGCGAACACAGCGGTACTTTCCGTGGTCACCAACTAGCTTTCATTGGTGGCGCGGCAGGGATTGAGATGTGGACCTCACAAGGGCTACAACAGCAAGTAGAGCAGAAAAGCCTCCTAGTAGAAAATTCACTGAGCAATATTATCGAGGAATTGGACCCGCGCCTACAACTGCGGGGATTAGGACTGATCTGGGGCCTGGATTTCAGCGTCATCGGTAATAGTGACCTGGTAGAAAGGGTGCTGGCTAAGTGCTTTGACAAAGGGCTGCTCATCGAAAACGCCGGTCGTAAAGGGCAAGTAATGAAGCTTCTGCCGCCTCTGACTATATCGGAAAATGAGTTGCAACAAGGATTAGATATCATCCGTGATTCAATGAAAGAATGCTTTCTGCGCACAGCAGGGCAAAGCTATAAACATGTTGTCACTCGCTGACAATACTAAAAAGGCTAATCGAGTAGCTGGGAGTTAGTGACTCTAAGCTACTCGAACACTCTGCAGGGCAGCACAGTGTTTTTTCACCCAGAACAGTAAAGCTTGATCCAACCACCGTGCAGTGAGACCAACCCTTCATGCACCATCCTACTAATCCATCCCACCAGAAAACTGCCCTATCCTCTTTGACCCATCAGAAATAGTCCTGGCGCTTAGGTTGTCGCAGACAAGGTTAATCTAGTGGAGGATTCAGGGAGAAAAATAACTGCTAGGGAATCAAGTCGCGCTTTAGGACGGCTTTGTTTGAAAGAAGCCGTTTTTGAATCGATTGCGCCCACATGATGCGGGCCCGTTCGATGCCCTGAGTTAACCCACTGACACGATTTCAGAATGAAACCCTTTTGATATACGGCAAAAGAAAATCAGGCGTGAATGAAATAGTTTCGTGGTCTTACCCACTCTTGGGATTCGAATGCCCACTGCATCCCACACCGTTGAGCCGGTAGGCGAATCAGGTTTCGTGAAGTAGGCCCACCAATGGGTTGTGGGCCTACTTCACCTATCCTGCCCTGCACAATGCACGTCATTATCATCGAATAAGGAACCGCACTGTTGAGTCATTTTCATAGCACAAGTGGGTACTTCGACCTAAGTGCGACCAAAGTTCGATGTAAGTTGCACTTGAATTTAAGTTGTTATATCTAAGTTTTATGAAATAACATCAAAAGTGGACCGCGTGTTACGTCTTGATGTCGTGAACAATGAAAAAATGGGACAGTAAAAAATGAGCGAACGGATTCTGGAACAACTGGCCGAATGGAGCCATCAGCAACCCACACCAAGCCCCCGCTATCAGCAAAAAATCGCCTTCTTAGCGATTCAACAGGACGTCGAAGACGCCATGACCGCCGGATACTCCCTAAAAACGATTCATGCGTTTTTCGTCAGCAAAAAGAAACTGCAGTGCCAATATGCCACGTTTCTGGGTTACGTCCGCCGGCACATCAAAAACAACGACAGGTCGCCTGGCGCCAAAAAACGGCAAGCGCCGATGGTGGCTCGACCACGAGACAAGACGTTTGTTTTTAATCCGCTTCCGGATAAGGACCAGCTTATTTAACGTTGTGGGCTAAACCCTGCACTTTGACGCGCTGAAGGGGTATTCGGGCCTGACCGCATAGCGGCCACAAGCATCGGTGCCGATTCTCGATCCTGAATTTAGGTCGGGTCCGGGTCATCGGGGTAAATGATCTTGCCGTTTTCATCCAGGCCTGGGCCGGTCAGTTTTGCATAGAACGCTTTCTCTTCCGCGCTCGGTTCAGCCCAGCTTAATTCGTCCATCTCGTCCAGGTACACCGTTTTCTCCGCGGAGTTCAAATCATCGTAGGGAATACTGGCGGTAAGTGCGGCCTTGACCCGTTGGTAATCGAACGAGGGTGATTCCTCAATCGCCCGGCCTATTCTGGCCCAGTGCTCGATCTGGTCTGCCAGAGAGCGGCTACTGACCACGATTTCCTGCTCGGCCATGGCCATCATTTCGTCGGACATGTTCACGGTTCTGGGCATGCTGAACCCCTTTTTTGATCTTTGGGTGTTTTTAGTACCAGGCGTGTGTGAAACCACGAACTTGTTTTATGATTCGTGGTTTCACACACGCTGCATTAAGGATACGTTTCCCCGCAGGCAGTAGCGACTGTCAACATCACCGTATCGGAAAACCGATAACCGAGGCTCCGCAATTGCGAAAGTGTCTCGACCGCCTGTTTGATGTGACCATCCTGCTTGGCTTGAATGATGATACCGGCTGTACCGGTTAAGCGTAATTGCAATTGTTTTGCGGCTTTGCGTCCCGCCAAGTCGTCGATTAAAACGATGGTCTGATTCGGATCGGCAGAGGCCAATGCGAGGACTTCGGTTTCACCGGGATCCAGATTCGGAAAAGCAGTCTGAATACTCTGCTGTAG from Ketobacter sp. MCCC 1A13808 includes these protein-coding regions:
- the ectB gene encoding diaminobutyrate--2-oxoglutarate transaminase; this translates as MGTEIFHQYESEVRSYCRAFPTIFKRAKGSFIEDEDGRRYLDFFAGAGALNYGHNPDFIREKLIDYLRDDGIMQALDMFTVAKGEFIKTLQEKILLPRKLDYRIQCCGPTGTNAVEAALKIARKVKGRAAIFAFQGGFHGMSLGSLACTGNQYNRMSAGTPLPNVNFMPYPFGAMEKIDTIAYMDSVLSDPNSGFDKPAAVLVETVQAEGGIVVAPEEWLKQLRALCDKHDLLLIVDDIQVGCGRTGGFFSFERAGIVPDVITLSKSISGYGLPMAIVLLKPELDKWLPGEHSGTFRGHQLAFIGGAAGIEMWTSQGLQQQVEQKSLLVENSLSNIIEELDPRLQLRGLGLIWGLDFSVIGNSDLVERVLAKCFDKGLLIENAGRKGQVMKLLPPLTISENELQQGLDIIRDSMKECFLRTAGQSYKHVVTR
- a CDS encoding TraK family protein, which produces MSERILEQLAEWSHQQPTPSPRYQQKIAFLAIQQDVEDAMTAGYSLKTIHAFFVSKKKLQCQYATFLGYVRRHIKNNDRSPGAKKRQAPMVARPRDKTFVFNPLPDKDQLI
- a CDS encoding TA system antitoxin ParD family protein; this translates as MPRTVNMSDEMMAMAEQEIVVSSRSLADQIEHWARIGRAIEESPSFDYQRVKAALTASIPYDDLNSAEKTVYLDEMDELSWAEPSAEEKAFYAKLTGPGLDENGKIIYPDDPDPT
- a CDS encoding DUF3368 domain-containing protein, producing MSLIVPDADPLIALSHVQLLDYLGTLFDRIVIPHAVWQEVCGNLTLPQAQNIQTAVDSGLITVNQTLLALQQSIQTAFPNLDPGETEVLALASADPNQTIVLIDDLAGRKAAKQLQLRLTGTAGIIIQAKQDGHIKQAVETLSQLRSLGYRFSDTVMLTVATACGETYP